The following proteins are co-located in the Nonlabens ponticola genome:
- the rpsB gene encoding 30S ribosomal protein S2 — MANTIEVKDLLDAGVHFGHLTRKWDPNMAPYIYMERNGIHIINLYKTTAKLDEAKDALHKIAASGRKVLFVATKKQAKDIVAQLAGDANMPYITERWPGGMLTNFVTIRKAVKKMALVDRMKKDGRYETLSKKERLQVDRMRAKLEKNLGSISDMTRMPAALFIVDTVREHIAVKEALKLGIPIFAMVDTNANPRDIDFVIPSNDDASKSIEIVVKAATDAIKAGLEERKNEKSSDDQSKPEKKAAKKKVAASSEEEE; from the coding sequence ATGGCAAATACAATTGAGGTCAAGGATTTACTTGACGCCGGTGTCCACTTTGGTCACCTTACCCGCAAATGGGATCCTAACATGGCTCCTTACATCTATATGGAGCGCAACGGGATCCATATTATCAACCTTTACAAGACTACTGCAAAGTTAGACGAGGCAAAGGATGCACTACACAAGATTGCTGCATCTGGACGCAAGGTTCTTTTTGTTGCTACAAAGAAGCAGGCAAAAGACATCGTGGCTCAACTAGCTGGTGATGCTAACATGCCTTACATCACAGAGAGATGGCCTGGTGGTATGTTGACAAACTTTGTCACTATACGTAAAGCTGTTAAAAAAATGGCACTTGTTGACCGCATGAAAAAAGATGGTCGCTACGAGACACTTTCTAAGAAAGAACGTTTACAAGTAGATCGTATGCGTGCAAAGCTTGAGAAGAACCTAGGTTCTATCAGTGACATGACGCGTATGCCTGCAGCATTGTTTATCGTTGACACAGTACGTGAGCACATCGCTGTAAAAGAAGCTTTGAAATTGGGTATTCCAATTTTTGCAATGGTTGATACTAATGCAAACCCACGTGACATTGATTTTGTGATCCCATCAAACGATGATGCTTCAAAATCTATAGAGATTGTTGTAAAAGCAGCTACTGATGCTATCAAGGCTGGTCTAGAAGAGCGTAAGAACGAGAAATCGTCTGACGATCAATCTAAACCAGAGAAGAAGGCAGCAAAGAAGAAGGTTGCAGCAAGCTCTGAAGAAGAAGAATAA
- the frr gene encoding ribosome recycling factor: MNEEVDFVIDSAKENMDNAIKHLGKALLNIRAGKANPAMLGGVMVDYYGSQTPLSRVANVNTPDARTISVQPWEKNLIPEIEKGIMVANLGLNPMNNGESVIINVPVLTEERRQQLAKQAKAEGEETKIGIRNDRKVAMNDLKKLDISEDMLKNAEDDVQQLTDKYIAKVDEMFAVKEKEIMTV; the protein is encoded by the coding sequence ATGAATGAAGAAGTAGATTTTGTCATAGATAGCGCCAAAGAAAATATGGACAACGCTATAAAACACCTAGGAAAAGCCTTGCTTAACATACGTGCTGGTAAAGCGAACCCAGCCATGCTAGGTGGCGTGATGGTTGATTACTATGGTAGTCAAACACCACTTTCTAGAGTAGCAAACGTCAACACACCTGACGCACGTACCATAAGCGTACAACCATGGGAAAAAAATCTTATTCCTGAAATTGAAAAGGGAATTATGGTCGCAAACCTCGGTTTGAACCCAATGAATAATGGTGAAAGCGTCATCATCAACGTTCCTGTTTTGACTGAGGAACGCAGACAGCAACTTGCCAAACAGGCTAAAGCCGAAGGCGAAGAAACAAAAATAGGAATACGCAACGACCGCAAGGTCGCCATGAATGACTTGAAAAAGTTAGATATAAGCGAGGACATGCTCAAGAATGCTGAAGATGACGTACAGCAGCTCACTGATAAATATATAGCTAAGGTGGATGAAATGTTTGCCGTCAAAGAAAAGGAAATCATGACCGTTTAA
- the rplM gene encoding 50S ribosomal protein L13, producing MNTLSYKTVSANSATVNKEWVLIDAADQPLGRMSSIAAKFLRGKYKTNFTPHVDCGDNVIIINASKVSLSGNKWDEKSYIRHTGYPGGQRSLTARELYGKDPARVVENAVKGMLPKNKLGAAIYRNLKVYAGAEHEQGAQQPRTINLNEVK from the coding sequence GTGAATACTTTAAGTTACAAAACCGTATCGGCAAATAGCGCCACAGTAAACAAAGAATGGGTACTGATTGATGCTGCTGATCAACCGCTAGGACGTATGTCCTCTATCGCTGCAAAGTTTTTGAGAGGTAAATACAAGACTAACTTTACACCGCATGTTGACTGTGGTGATAACGTGATCATTATCAACGCTAGTAAGGTAAGCTTGAGCGGTAACAAATGGGACGAGAAGTCTTACATAAGACACACTGGCTACCCAGGTGGACAGCGCAGTCTTACTGCAAGAGAACTTTATGGTAAGGATCCTGCGAGAGTAGTTGAGAATGCCGTTAAAGGTATGTTACCTAAGAACAAGTTAGGTGCTGCTATCTATCGCAACCTTAAAGTATATGCTGGTGCAGAGCATGAGCAAGGCGCACAGCAACCTAGAACTATTAATCTTAACGAGGTAAAGTAA
- the pyrH gene encoding UMP kinase, with product MKYNRILLKLSGEALMGDRQYGIDPKRLADYAAEIKQVVDQGTQVAVVIGGGNIFRGVAGASNGMDRVQGDHMGMLATVINGLALQSACEDAGIPTRLQSAIQINEVAEPFIRRKAMRHLEKGRVVIFGGGTGNPYFTTDSAAVLRAIEIEADVILKGTRVDGIYTADPEKDKNATKFDFISFDDVLTKGLKVMDTTAFTLSQENELPIIVFDMNTPGNLIKLIQGESIGTKVQL from the coding sequence ATGAAATACAATAGAATACTGCTCAAACTTTCTGGAGAGGCTCTTATGGGCGACCGTCAATACGGTATTGACCCTAAAAGACTCGCAGATTATGCGGCAGAAATCAAGCAAGTTGTTGATCAAGGAACTCAAGTGGCTGTTGTCATAGGTGGTGGTAATATCTTTAGAGGTGTTGCTGGCGCTAGTAATGGTATGGATCGCGTTCAAGGTGATCACATGGGTATGCTGGCCACCGTTATAAACGGCCTTGCCCTACAAAGTGCTTGTGAAGATGCCGGAATACCTACCAGACTACAAAGCGCCATTCAAATAAACGAGGTCGCAGAGCCGTTTATAAGACGTAAAGCCATGCGCCATCTGGAGAAAGGCCGTGTGGTCATTTTTGGTGGTGGTACTGGTAATCCTTATTTCACAACTGATAGTGCCGCTGTGCTAAGAGCAATTGAAATAGAGGCAGATGTGATCCTAAAAGGAACACGCGTGGATGGAATTTACACAGCAGATCCTGAGAAAGATAAGAACGCAACAAAATTTGATTTTATCAGTTTTGACGATGTGTTGACAAAGGGTCTCAAGGTAATGGACACCACTGCATTTACATTAAGTCAGGAAAATGAGTTGCCAATCATCGTGTTTGATATGAATACTCCGGGTAACTTGATCAAATTGATTCAAGGAGAATCCATAGGAACCAAAGTACAATTGTAA
- a CDS encoding efflux RND transporter permease subunit, with product MHKLFSFGFWNYVARLILRNRITILSAVILITIALATQWKYMQFSHTEANLLPDDHPVNQEYNEFLSLFGEEGNLIILGVEQSELKSYKDFNTWNAIADSLATFNEVDFTLSTADLPELVKNEEATKFEIRNLISEPLTSDEQFDKFKTKLFTDLPFYKNLIYSEKDSVLRTAIYLKKDVVNTIERKEFVLDDLEPMIQRISEEQGIDIKVSGMPYIRTLNAQNIVDEIGIFLLAALLITSGIFFFFFRSWRATFISIVTVVIGVMWAFGILGLLRYEITVLTALIPPLIIVIGIPNCIFLINKYQQEIKKHGNQAKSLQRVITKVGNATLMTNITTASGFATFIFTDSTLLAEFGTVASICIISIFLISLMVIPIIYSYLPLPKDRHLEHLRKQWIGGFVDWMERMVRNYRIAIYISSLLVLIASIIGIYQIRVSGSLIEDMPKGKQFYKDIKFFEESYNGIMPLEILVDTRRKEGVTQAKNLKKLNKLEEHIIETPELSRPLSIVSLVKYTKQAFYGGDPEFYDLPSSNERLFIAPLLENNSGDIGLMNSYVDSTGRYARITTFMKDMGTDRMVRVEENLQEEIEKVFPADKYDVLLTGKALVFQKGTNYLINNLVLSLSLAIVLIALFMAWMFRSFRMILVSLVPNLLPLLITAGLMGYIGVPIKPSTILVFSIAFGISVDDTIHFLAKYRQELIANKWAIKKSVYGALRETGVSMFYTSIVLFFGFSTFTISSFGGTVALGALVSATLLFAMLANLLLLPSMLLSLERNIANKKTFKKPAMQIIAKDADEEE from the coding sequence ATGCATAAATTATTCAGTTTTGGTTTTTGGAATTATGTAGCACGATTGATCCTGCGCAATAGAATCACCATTTTGAGTGCTGTAATTCTTATCACCATCGCGCTTGCCACGCAATGGAAATACATGCAGTTCTCGCATACCGAGGCTAACCTTTTACCAGACGATCATCCAGTTAATCAAGAATATAATGAGTTCCTGTCGCTTTTTGGTGAAGAAGGAAACTTGATCATTCTAGGTGTAGAACAAAGCGAACTCAAGAGCTATAAAGACTTCAATACATGGAATGCCATTGCTGATAGTCTAGCAACTTTCAATGAAGTAGATTTCACGCTCTCTACTGCAGACCTGCCTGAACTCGTTAAGAATGAAGAGGCAACTAAGTTTGAGATACGCAACCTTATCAGCGAGCCGCTCACCAGCGATGAGCAATTTGACAAGTTCAAGACAAAACTGTTTACCGATTTACCGTTCTATAAAAACCTAATCTATTCAGAAAAGGATAGCGTGCTGCGCACAGCGATCTACCTTAAAAAAGATGTCGTTAATACCATTGAACGCAAGGAATTTGTTCTGGATGATCTAGAGCCTATGATCCAGCGCATTAGCGAGGAACAAGGAATAGATATCAAGGTTTCTGGTATGCCTTACATACGTACACTCAATGCCCAGAACATTGTAGATGAGATAGGTATCTTCTTGCTTGCAGCATTGTTAATTACTTCAGGTATATTCTTCTTTTTCTTTAGGTCGTGGCGTGCGACATTTATCTCTATAGTCACCGTAGTCATTGGCGTGATGTGGGCTTTTGGGATACTAGGATTATTGCGGTATGAGATCACAGTTTTGACAGCTTTGATTCCGCCATTAATCATTGTCATTGGGATTCCCAACTGCATTTTCCTGATCAATAAGTACCAGCAAGAAATAAAGAAGCATGGTAATCAAGCAAAATCGCTGCAACGCGTCATTACCAAAGTTGGGAATGCCACACTCATGACAAACATTACCACGGCTAGTGGTTTTGCAACGTTCATTTTTACCGATAGTACACTACTAGCAGAATTTGGTACGGTCGCCTCAATTTGTATTATCAGTATTTTCCTTATTAGTTTGATGGTCATACCCATTATTTACAGCTACCTGCCGTTACCTAAGGATCGCCACTTAGAGCACTTGAGAAAGCAATGGATAGGTGGATTTGTTGACTGGATGGAACGCATGGTGCGCAATTATCGTATTGCCATTTACATTTCTAGTTTGCTGGTATTAATCGCCAGCATCATAGGTATTTATCAAATACGCGTTTCGGGAAGTCTTATTGAGGACATGCCCAAAGGCAAGCAATTCTACAAAGACATCAAGTTTTTTGAGGAAAGCTATAACGGTATCATGCCACTAGAAATACTTGTCGACACTCGCAGAAAAGAAGGTGTCACCCAAGCCAAAAATCTCAAGAAACTCAACAAACTTGAGGAACACATTATTGAAACACCCGAACTTTCAAGACCGTTATCGATTGTTAGTCTGGTCAAGTATACTAAACAGGCTTTCTACGGCGGCGACCCAGAATTCTATGATTTACCTAGTAGCAATGAGCGTTTATTCATTGCGCCGCTGCTTGAAAATAATAGCGGTGATATAGGACTCATGAATAGCTATGTTGATAGCACCGGTCGCTATGCTAGGATCACAACGTTTATGAAAGACATGGGCACCGATCGCATGGTACGCGTCGAGGAAAATTTACAGGAAGAAATTGAAAAGGTTTTTCCAGCGGACAAATACGACGTTCTACTTACAGGTAAGGCACTTGTTTTCCAAAAAGGAACTAATTACCTGATCAATAATCTGGTATTGTCTTTATCACTTGCGATCGTGTTGATCGCGCTATTTATGGCGTGGATGTTCCGCAGTTTTAGGATGATATTGGTGTCGCTGGTTCCTAATTTACTACCACTGTTGATTACCGCTGGACTTATGGGTTACATAGGTGTGCCTATCAAACCATCAACGATTCTCGTGTTTTCTATTGCCTTTGGAATTTCAGTGGATGATACGATTCACTTTTTGGCAAAATATCGTCAAGAGCTCATCGCCAATAAATGGGCCATCAAAAAGTCTGTCTATGGTGCGCTGCGTGAGACTGGTGTGAGTATGTTTTATACCTCGATAGTGCTGTTTTTTGGATTCAGTACGTTTACGATTTCAAGTTTTGGTGGCACGGTGGCTCTAGGTGCTTTGGTAAGTGCAACACTGTTGTTTGCCATGCTTGCTAATTTACTGTTGCTGCCTAGTATGCTGTTATCCCTAGAAAGGAATATCGCTAATAAAAAGACGTTCAAAAAACCAGCAATGCAAATTATCGCTAAGGATGCTGATGAGGAAGAATAG
- the rpsI gene encoding 30S ribosomal protein S9 — translation METVHKIGRRKTAVARIYLSEGKGNITINNKPLDEYFTTGTLQYKVRQPFSLTENVNAFDVTVNVFGGGITGQAEAIRLAISRALVELDEENKPLLKPEGLMTRDPRMVERKKFGQKKARKKFQFSKR, via the coding sequence ATGGAGACAGTACACAAAATAGGTAGAAGAAAAACTGCCGTAGCTCGTATCTATTTATCAGAAGGTAAAGGAAATATTACGATCAATAACAAGCCACTTGATGAGTACTTTACTACAGGTACCCTACAATATAAAGTAAGACAACCATTTTCTTTGACTGAGAATGTAAATGCATTTGACGTTACTGTCAATGTATTTGGTGGTGGTATTACTGGCCAGGCAGAAGCTATACGCCTAGCGATTTCTAGAGCGTTGGTGGAACTTGATGAAGAAAACAAACCACTTCTCAAACCAGAAGGTCTTATGACTCGTGACCCAAGAATGGTCGAGCGCAAGAAATTTGGTCAAAAGAAAGCGAGAAAGAAATTCCAATTCTCAAAGCGTTAA
- a CDS encoding DUF5686 family protein, translated as MSISQRIAIIPSGRKHYLRLALLVLALLTILNVSAQQTDFPEDIILMKQVLNAVNDNDPLHALNQFSYDSYENLKITGDPEAITGPGYKKTELRKTLKQTRVFFAEKTSTYIYDEKYGFKEQIIGADMPGFEEPVYPIYNINFQSTSIYDKHYIIFDRKFVNPISNKGLKTYIYSIVKDSTINGRAVQKVRFDPINDRNPSTIQGHFYLDKQSLAIASAHFSKSGDLQVDARHDFKYNQDLNLWFNTSRQLFIKKEKDKKEFELFGARLQVGTEKTEKKKNTNEDLYVFLKAANNDFQNSLDTDYGRKGLVIEVLDKAINKPVNYWDDYRDKVDADNAQFESYQQIDSVVAATNVTKKLETLDKFKVGYYPIGFFDIDLKYLVKFNDYEAFRLGIGGTTNEKFSEKFRLGGYIAYGTKDKAIKYNVNAGYRLSREKNTWINVYHTDDIQEFAAESFLTDARVYSLFEPRLVNIPTFYLYREYGTSLQQRLLPSVLSEVSLSRKRIAQTTAYRFQPGDIQLSEYALSELKIGARWSPYSTYMRSPNGYQERTNGFPVLSAQLTKGFKDVIDSDFNYVKVSAKASYELLNEDKSRTQFMVEGHYASGEVPLTHLFHAYPNAPNKETILQRFSVAGRRSFETMYFNEFFSDRIAIFQGKHSFAPFKIASYLQPELVLISRFAIGNLDDQQQHINVEFDTLEHGYLESGFELNKLLFGFGLSTSYRYGAYHLPNFEDNISVKFTFYLEL; from the coding sequence ATGAGCATCTCTCAACGTATCGCCATTATTCCTTCAGGACGCAAGCACTACTTGCGGTTAGCGTTGCTAGTGTTAGCGCTTTTGACAATTTTAAATGTCAGCGCACAACAAACTGATTTTCCTGAAGATATTATCTTGATGAAACAGGTTCTCAACGCTGTCAACGACAATGATCCTTTGCATGCTCTGAATCAATTTTCTTATGATAGCTATGAAAATTTGAAAATTACAGGCGATCCAGAAGCAATCACAGGTCCAGGTTACAAAAAAACGGAGCTTAGAAAAACACTCAAACAAACTCGAGTATTCTTTGCAGAAAAAACATCGACTTATATATATGATGAGAAATACGGTTTCAAAGAACAAATCATAGGCGCTGACATGCCAGGTTTTGAAGAACCTGTCTACCCTATCTACAACATAAACTTCCAGTCAACCAGTATTTATGATAAGCACTACATCATCTTTGATAGAAAGTTTGTCAACCCAATAAGCAATAAAGGCCTCAAAACCTATATCTATAGTATTGTCAAAGATTCCACTATCAATGGTAGAGCGGTTCAAAAGGTGCGTTTTGACCCTATCAACGATCGCAATCCATCAACTATTCAAGGCCATTTTTATCTAGACAAGCAAAGTCTAGCCATCGCTAGCGCTCATTTTTCTAAGTCAGGTGATCTTCAAGTGGACGCACGACATGATTTTAAATACAATCAGGACTTAAATCTATGGTTCAATACCAGCAGGCAACTTTTTATTAAAAAAGAAAAGGACAAAAAGGAGTTTGAGCTATTTGGCGCGCGTTTACAGGTAGGAACTGAAAAAACGGAGAAAAAGAAAAACACCAATGAAGATTTGTATGTTTTCTTGAAGGCGGCAAATAATGACTTCCAAAACTCACTTGATACAGATTACGGCCGTAAAGGGCTAGTGATTGAAGTACTCGATAAGGCCATCAACAAACCTGTAAATTACTGGGATGATTACAGAGACAAAGTAGATGCAGATAATGCTCAATTTGAAAGCTATCAGCAAATCGACAGCGTAGTTGCAGCTACCAATGTCACTAAAAAATTGGAAACACTTGATAAATTCAAGGTAGGCTACTACCCTATTGGCTTCTTTGATATTGACCTCAAGTACTTGGTCAAATTCAATGATTACGAGGCATTTAGGTTAGGTATAGGTGGTACGACGAACGAGAAGTTTTCAGAAAAATTCAGGCTAGGCGGTTACATCGCTTATGGAACTAAGGATAAGGCCATCAAATATAATGTGAATGCTGGCTATCGATTGAGTCGTGAAAAAAATACCTGGATCAACGTTTATCATACCGACGACATTCAAGAGTTTGCTGCAGAATCTTTCTTGACTGATGCACGAGTGTACTCGCTATTTGAACCGCGCCTAGTCAACATCCCAACATTCTACTTGTATAGAGAATACGGGACATCCTTACAACAACGATTGCTACCATCGGTGCTTAGTGAGGTCTCGCTTTCGCGAAAGCGTATTGCACAAACCACCGCGTACCGATTCCAGCCTGGTGACATCCAGTTATCAGAGTATGCACTGTCAGAATTGAAGATAGGCGCGCGCTGGAGCCCTTACAGCACGTATATGCGATCGCCAAATGGCTATCAGGAGCGCACCAATGGTTTTCCTGTATTGAGCGCGCAGCTTACCAAAGGTTTCAAGGACGTTATTGATTCTGACTTTAATTATGTGAAAGTATCTGCCAAGGCTTCTTATGAGTTGCTCAACGAGGACAAATCACGCACGCAGTTTATGGTAGAAGGTCACTATGCCAGCGGTGAAGTGCCACTAACACACTTATTTCATGCCTACCCTAATGCACCTAATAAGGAAACTATTTTACAGCGATTTTCAGTGGCTGGTCGTCGCAGTTTTGAGACCATGTATTTCAATGAATTTTTCTCTGATAGGATTGCCATATTTCAAGGAAAGCACTCCTTTGCTCCATTTAAAATTGCCTCTTATCTACAACCAGAGTTAGTGTTGATTTCAAGATTTGCGATTGGAAATCTGGACGATCAACAACAGCATATCAATGTAGAATTTGACACGCTGGAACATGGTTATCTAGAAAGTGGTTTTGAGCTCAATAAATTACTTTTTGGATTTGGACTAAGCACCTCTTATCGTTATGGCGCTTATCACTTGCCTAACTTTGAGGATAATATTTCGGTTAAGTTTACTTTCTACCTAGAACTGTAA
- a CDS encoding helix-turn-helix domain-containing protein, translated as MASQKIIKQRKLKGLTQHKLAELAGVNLRTIQRIENSKNEPRGQTLQLICDALDLDVEDLRTVDDGTSVPIGKRIANIFFLTVFNMSYITLISYMNFDHGASVNSYIASILLSFLIPAFIVYNSRFMSGLERLLKFGSGCFIFMIIILINFRLSGITLKLAVPSIMITAATLYFGSVLFKLNQTEE; from the coding sequence ATGGCATCGCAAAAAATCATCAAGCAACGCAAACTTAAAGGTCTAACACAACACAAACTAGCAGAACTTGCTGGTGTGAACTTAAGAACCATACAGCGCATTGAAAATTCCAAAAACGAGCCACGAGGTCAGACGCTTCAATTAATATGTGATGCGCTGGATCTAGATGTTGAAGATTTGAGAACCGTAGATGACGGCACTTCTGTACCTATAGGAAAACGTATTGCCAACATCTTCTTCCTAACTGTTTTCAATATGAGTTACATAACTCTCATTTCCTATATGAATTTTGACCATGGTGCTAGTGTTAATTCTTACATAGCCTCAATCCTTCTGTCATTTCTCATTCCTGCGTTTATCGTTTATAACAGTCGATTTATGTCTGGACTTGAACGCCTCTTGAAATTTGGTTCAGGATGCTTTATTTTCATGATCATAATACTGATCAATTTTCGTTTATCTGGAATCACGTTGAAACTTGCAGTACCCAGCATAATGATAACTGCCGCAACGCTTTATTTTGGTTCAGTATTATTTAAGCTCAATCAAACAGAAGAATAA
- the tsf gene encoding translation elongation factor Ts: MAKITAAEVGKLRKTTGAGMMDCKKALVEADGDFDKAIEILRKKGQKVAAKRADRDSSEGVVVAKINDDNTRAILLSLNCETDFVAKNDSYVELANKIADVALHHNTKEEVLAADLDGMTVEEKLIEQTGVIGEKLEIGGFEVFEAPYIGAYVHGGKIGALTGLTTESENKEEVAKSVSMQVASMGATTLSYKDFDPEYVKSETEARIAAIEKDNIERGRLGKPMKNIPLFISRSQVTDEALAEAKTRFEAELKEEGKPEAIWDKIIPGKLERFISDNVSLDKEQALLDQDFIMDDKKTVSQYVDSKNAAVVGFKRVSIA, encoded by the coding sequence ATGGCAAAAATAACCGCCGCTGAAGTAGGTAAATTAAGAAAAACCACTGGTGCTGGTATGATGGACTGTAAAAAAGCCCTCGTTGAAGCAGATGGCGATTTTGATAAAGCAATTGAGATCCTAAGAAAGAAAGGTCAAAAAGTCGCTGCAAAGCGTGCTGACCGTGACTCTTCTGAAGGTGTAGTTGTTGCAAAAATCAACGATGATAACACAAGAGCGATCTTACTTTCACTTAACTGTGAGACAGACTTTGTTGCAAAGAATGACTCTTATGTAGAGCTAGCAAACAAGATTGCAGACGTTGCATTACATCACAATACTAAGGAAGAAGTTCTTGCAGCAGATCTTGACGGTATGACCGTTGAAGAGAAACTGATCGAGCAAACAGGTGTGATAGGTGAGAAACTAGAAATAGGTGGCTTTGAGGTATTTGAGGCTCCTTACATAGGTGCTTATGTTCACGGTGGCAAGATTGGAGCATTGACTGGTCTAACTACTGAAAGTGAGAATAAGGAAGAAGTAGCAAAATCTGTAAGCATGCAAGTGGCATCTATGGGTGCCACTACTTTATCTTACAAGGACTTTGACCCAGAATATGTAAAGTCAGAAACTGAAGCTCGCATCGCAGCTATCGAGAAAGATAACATCGAAAGAGGTCGTCTGGGCAAGCCTATGAAGAACATTCCTTTGTTTATCTCTAGATCACAAGTAACTGATGAAGCACTTGCTGAAGCTAAGACTCGATTTGAGGCAGAGCTTAAGGAAGAAGGTAAGCCAGAAGCAATCTGGGACAAGATTATCCCAGGAAAGCTAGAGCGTTTCATCTCTGATAATGTATCTCTAGATAAAGAGCAGGCACTTCTTGACCAGGATTTTATCATGGACGACAAGAAAACTGTTTCTCAATACGTAGATTCAAAAAATGCAGCAGTAGTAGGATTTAAGCGAGTTTCTATCGCTTAA